A window of Mesomycoplasma lagogenitalium contains these coding sequences:
- the lon gene encoding endopeptidase La: protein MKKERILNVISDIFLLGSQVKVKLSKAELEDIVIPAEKLAESRGEKEVGIPVSFFTSLDYNRSELKATSEERIGVYCIVKRPKTKTGLTAELFVQSKIYFKDVETDEDLNLEGTYMVIDEQPVSSSTIQNALEKIKDNISTIPILKPLGEVIQIYGPEDFVVRSAKEFILQMSSNVFSTLEEKRKILIAENDLERLKIISKSINRFINEKKLVDDIDNIMKQNLDKQQSEFILREKMRAIRRKLGEEDETEEKNERELFENDEKNRFPLEVRNVIKAETRKLKGMMSSSPEANVTRNYLDLIYSLPWYKVSEEHLDISKAIDSLSKRHFGLKDVKERIIEFLAVLTNKKQKNNLNNKNLIKNLPTENEALDFSLFNKKNDEILNNMPILTLVGPPGTGKTSIVKSIADATGRKMVKISLGGVRDESEIRGHRRTYVGAMPGKIITAIKKSGVSNPIILLDEIDKMSSDFRGDPASAMLEVLDPEQNKFFQDHYLEIEYDLSKVLFIATANYYEAIPEALIDRVEIIELSSYTLLEKKEIAQKHLIPKVLQENQLDENFFNIDSDTIEYIIQKYTREAGVRELKRTFDKIARKIITQTLKNKDFSKTFVIDKKVVNEMLGIEKYSDDINEKLPQIGTVNGLAYTAYGGSTLSIEVNTVASSKAEIKLTGQLKDVMRESAEIALSYVRANAKEFGIDFDFESNQIHIHVPAGAIPKDGPSAGVTFTTAIISALSKKPVSPTIGMTGEITLRGKVLAIGGLKEKSLAAYKFGIKTIFIPEENEKNLVDIADEVKENIKFIPVSNYQQIYDYIFKK, encoded by the coding sequence CGGTTCACAAGTAAAGGTTAAATTAAGTAAAGCCGAACTTGAAGATATAGTAATTCCTGCAGAAAAATTAGCAGAATCAAGAGGAGAAAAAGAAGTAGGTATTCCCGTTTCCTTTTTTACTAGTCTTGATTATAATCGAAGCGAATTAAAAGCAACAAGCGAAGAAAGAATTGGAGTTTACTGTATAGTTAAAAGACCGAAAACTAAAACGGGCTTAACTGCAGAATTATTTGTACAAAGTAAAATTTATTTTAAAGATGTAGAAACAGACGAAGATTTAAATCTTGAAGGGACCTATATGGTCATCGATGAACAGCCAGTTTCTTCAAGCACAATTCAAAATGCTTTAGAAAAAATTAAAGACAATATTTCTACTATACCAATTTTAAAACCGCTTGGAGAAGTTATTCAAATTTATGGGCCGGAAGATTTTGTAGTAAGAAGTGCTAAAGAATTTATATTGCAAATGTCTTCAAACGTTTTTTCAACTTTAGAAGAAAAAAGAAAAATTTTAATTGCTGAAAACGATTTAGAAAGACTGAAAATAATTTCTAAATCCATTAACAGATTTATTAATGAAAAGAAATTAGTTGATGATATTGATAATATCATGAAACAAAATCTTGATAAGCAACAATCTGAATTCATCTTGCGTGAAAAAATGCGCGCTATTAGAAGAAAATTAGGTGAAGAAGATGAAACAGAGGAAAAAAATGAGCGTGAATTATTTGAAAACGATGAAAAGAATCGTTTTCCATTAGAAGTTAGAAATGTAATTAAAGCCGAAACTCGTAAATTAAAAGGTATGATGTCTAGTTCTCCTGAAGCAAATGTAACTAGAAATTATTTAGATTTAATTTATTCACTTCCATGATACAAAGTTTCTGAAGAACATTTAGATATTTCTAAAGCAATTGATTCATTATCTAAAAGACATTTTGGATTAAAAGATGTAAAAGAAAGAATTATTGAATTTTTAGCAGTTTTAACAAACAAAAAACAAAAAAACAATTTAAATAATAAAAATTTAATTAAAAATTTACCTACAGAAAACGAAGCATTAGATTTTTCATTATTTAATAAAAAAAATGATGAGATTTTAAATAATATGCCAATTTTAACATTGGTTGGTCCACCAGGAACTGGTAAAACTTCTATTGTTAAATCTATTGCTGATGCCACAGGAAGAAAAATGGTTAAAATTTCACTTGGTGGAGTTCGTGATGAATCAGAAATTCGTGGTCATAGAAGAACATATGTAGGAGCAATGCCTGGAAAAATTATTACAGCAATTAAAAAATCGGGTGTATCCAATCCAATTATTTTATTAGATGAAATTGATAAAATGTCATCTGATTTTAGAGGAGATCCTGCTTCTGCAATGTTGGAAGTTTTAGATCCTGAACAAAATAAATTTTTCCAAGATCACTATTTAGAAATAGAATATGATTTATCTAAGGTTTTATTTATTGCTACTGCAAATTATTATGAAGCAATTCCAGAAGCATTAATTGATAGGGTGGAAATTATTGAATTATCTTCTTATACTCTTTTAGAGAAAAAAGAGATTGCTCAAAAGCATTTAATTCCAAAAGTATTGCAAGAAAACCAATTAGATGAAAATTTTTTCAATATCGATTCAGATACCATTGAATATATAATTCAAAAATATACAAGAGAAGCTGGAGTTAGAGAATTAAAAAGAACTTTTGATAAAATAGCAAGAAAAATAATTACTCAAACTTTAAAAAATAAAGATTTTTCAAAAACATTTGTAATTGATAAAAAAGTTGTTAATGAAATGCTTGGAATTGAAAAATATTCAGATGATATAAATGAAAAACTACCACAAATTGGAACTGTTAATGGACTTGCTTATACTGCTTATGGTGGTTCAACTTTATCAATAGAAGTTAATACTGTTGCCTCTTCAAAAGCTGAAATTAAACTAACAGGACAGTTAAAAGATGTTATGAGAGAATCGGCAGAAATTGCCTTAAGTTACGTTAGAGCTAATGCAAAGGAATTTGGAATTGATTTTGATTTTGAATCTAATCAAATTCATATTCACGTTCCTGCTGGAGCAATTCCAAAAGATGGTCCATCAGCAGGAGTTACATTTACTACAGCAATTATTTCTGCATTGTCTAAAAAGCCAGTATCTCCAACAATTGGAATGACTGGTGAAATAACCTTAAGAGGTAAGGTTTTAGCAATTGGTGGTTTAAAAGAAAAATCATTAGCTGCATATAAATTTGGAATTAAAACAATTTTTATTCCTGAAGAAAATGAAAAAAATCTTGTTGATATTGCTGATGAAGTTAAAGAAAATATTAAATTTATACCCGTATCAAATTATCAACAAATTTATGATTATATCTTTAAAAAATAG
- the proS gene encoding proline--tRNA ligase, whose translation MKKLDKITPWKENFAQWYVDVIKNGELMEYGPIKGTIIFKPNSYAIWENIQLELNNLFKTKGIQNVYLPMLIPEFFINIEKEHVEGFSHELVTVTQVGEKKLHDNLYIRPTSEVLFADLFKKSIESYKDLPLIYNQWTSVMRWEKTTNPFLRNTEFLWQEGHTVHANAMEARKLTRDMIKLYEKFLRKYLAIPTIMGKKTPKEKFAGACSTYTVEAMMKDGKALQSATSHYLAQNFSRAFKIAFKNKNNEDEFAYQTSWGVSTRLLGAIIMTHGDDSGIIMPPKIAPVQVDILELFSNKYPEVSEKVDELERWLSKKLRVRVDRSDAQPGFKAANSEIQGVPVRIEVGPKDLAENMVTVVRRDTFEKTRVNISKVREYVEELLIEIHENLYTQAKKRLENNTVIAYDYDSFKKAISENKFVITPFNGDEEEEERIKKETGATTRCIPFKYLKPKDDCTCITSGKLTKRFVLFAKAY comes from the coding sequence ATGAAGAAATTAGACAAAATCACACCTTGAAAAGAAAATTTTGCACAATGGTATGTGGATGTTATTAAAAATGGTGAATTAATGGAATACGGTCCAATTAAAGGAACCATTATTTTTAAACCAAATTCCTATGCAATTTGAGAAAACATCCAATTAGAATTAAATAATTTATTTAAAACTAAGGGTATTCAAAATGTATATTTACCAATGCTTATCCCAGAGTTTTTTATAAATATAGAAAAAGAACATGTTGAAGGATTTTCTCACGAATTAGTTACAGTAACACAAGTTGGCGAAAAAAAATTACATGATAATTTATACATTAGACCAACAAGTGAAGTATTATTTGCCGACTTATTTAAAAAGAGCATTGAATCATATAAAGATTTGCCTTTAATTTATAATCAATGAACATCTGTTATGAGATGAGAAAAAACTACCAATCCTTTTTTAAGAAATACAGAATTTTTATGACAAGAAGGACACACAGTTCACGCTAATGCAATGGAAGCTAGAAAATTAACAAGAGATATGATTAAACTTTATGAAAAGTTTTTAAGAAAATATTTAGCTATTCCAACAATTATGGGTAAAAAAACTCCTAAAGAAAAATTTGCTGGAGCTTGTTCTACATACACCGTAGAAGCAATGATGAAAGATGGTAAGGCATTACAATCAGCGACCTCTCATTATTTAGCACAAAATTTTTCTAGAGCATTTAAAATTGCTTTTAAAAATAAAAATAATGAAGATGAATTTGCTTATCAAACATCATGAGGTGTTTCTACAAGATTATTGGGAGCTATTATAATGACACACGGAGATGATTCAGGAATAATTATGCCTCCAAAAATTGCTCCTGTGCAAGTTGATATTTTAGAACTATTTTCTAATAAATATCCTGAAGTTTCAGAAAAAGTAGATGAATTAGAAAGATGATTGTCTAAAAAATTGAGAGTTAGAGTTGATAGAAGTGATGCTCAACCCGGATTTAAAGCAGCTAATTCAGAAATACAAGGAGTTCCAGTTAGAATTGAAGTTGGACCAAAAGATTTAGCAGAAAATATGGTTACTGTAGTTAGAAGAGACACTTTTGAGAAAACAAGAGTAAATATTTCAAAGGTTAGAGAGTATGTTGAAGAATTATTAATTGAAATTCACGAAAATTTATATACTCAAGCTAAAAAACGTTTAGAAAATAACACCGTTATTGCTTATGACTATGATTCATTTAAAAAAGCAATATCAGAAAATAAATTTGTTATTACACCATTTAATGGTGACGAGGAAGAAGAAGAGAGAATTAAAAAGGAAACAGGTGCAACTACAAGATGTATTCCTTTTAAATATTTAAAACCAAAAGATGATTGCACATGTATTACTTCTGGAAAACTAACTAAAAGATTTGTTTTATTTGCTAAGGCATATTAA
- the tsaE gene encoding tRNA (adenosine(37)-N6)-threonylcarbamoyltransferase complex ATPase subunit type 1 TsaE, which yields MIEKKFLINNKENLSLIIDQLFKLNWQFLYLNGDLGAGKTTLVQEIAKKLNIKEKITSPTFNIMKIYPSLVHIDAYHLKGDLQEFEDYFDNKKVIIEWSDNLNLDYNNFVSINIYFNENNERIYHLKKE from the coding sequence ATGATTGAAAAAAAGTTTTTAATTAATAATAAAGAAAATTTAAGTTTAATTATTGATCAGTTATTTAAATTAAATTGACAATTTTTATATTTAAATGGTGATTTAGGAGCTGGGAAAACTACTTTAGTACAAGAAATTGCTAAAAAACTTAATATTAAAGAAAAAATTACATCTCCAACATTCAATATAATGAAAATCTATCCAAGTTTAGTTCATATCGATGCTTATCATTTAAAAGGTGATTTACAAGAATTTGAAGATTATTTTGATAATAAAAAAGTAATTATTGAATGGTCTGATAATCTAAATTTAGATTATAATAATTTTGTATCAATTAACATTTATTTTAATGAAAATAACGAAAGAATTTATCATTTAAAAAAGGAGTAA
- the tsaB gene encoding tRNA (adenosine(37)-N6)-threonylcarbamoyltransferase complex dimerization subunit type 1 TsaB, whose amino-acid sequence MNIFIDSTLDDLVIGLFNENKQLVDYEIKVKLKEKSEILPSIFNQILKRNSLTINNINNYFINLGPGTFTGSRISLVFCRTICQVNNSNLFTTNTFELISYDKEKNFFFVDARGNSAYMAQAEKGKLLSEIQVVEKKEKNDTVNYQKFFNDFRYIFNEIFELEKDLLKVEPVYIKKPHIGN is encoded by the coding sequence ATGAATATTTTTATTGATAGCACATTAGACGATTTAGTTATTGGTTTATTTAATGAAAATAAACAGTTAGTTGATTATGAAATAAAGGTAAAATTAAAAGAAAAATCTGAAATTCTACCATCAATTTTTAACCAAATATTAAAACGAAATTCACTTACAATTAATAATATTAATAATTATTTTATAAACCTTGGTCCAGGAACATTTACAGGATCAAGAATTTCACTTGTTTTTTGTCGCACAATTTGTCAAGTAAATAATAGTAATTTATTTACTACAAATACTTTCGAACTAATTTCTTATGATAAAGAAAAAAATTTTTTCTTTGTTGATGCAAGAGGAAATAGTGCTTATATGGCACAAGCGGAAAAAGGAAAATTATTGTCAGAAATCCAAGTAGTTGAAAAAAAAGAAAAAAATGATACTGTAAATTATCAGAAATTTTTCAATGATTTTCGTTATATATTTAATGAAATTTTTGAATTAGAAAAAGATTTATTGAAAGTAGAACCGGTTTATATAAAAAAACCACATATTGGAAATTAA
- a CDS encoding MurR/RpiR family transcriptional regulator: MDKIFFNKEIIEKLTNTEKMIVNYAEKNPEKFYNFSIKQLASNVSTSISVISKLTKKLGFKSLKDMQFFIFHNYLNLSKTIKDEKNRTSEILSKLFIQYKESIYQTAHLVDFNKIDLLVLKMIDAEKIFIYGVGSSYLSSYELSINLQKIGINAVSFNDFHSFLLISSQQKDKKTLIILFSKSCQTKEIRFIIDLFEKEKTDFFIITANKMINEKYSNTILYYTIEQSKRFVSISSKINQQFIADILFLLIQSKKINNFDKQYIDNLKILDKWNGK, encoded by the coding sequence ATGGATAAAATATTTTTTAATAAAGAAATAATTGAAAAATTAACTAATACAGAAAAAATGATAGTTAATTATGCAGAAAAAAACCCTGAAAAATTTTATAATTTTTCTATCAAACAATTAGCGAGCAATGTTTCTACATCAATTTCAGTTATTTCAAAATTAACAAAAAAATTAGGATTTAAATCGCTAAAAGATATGCAATTTTTTATTTTTCATAATTATTTAAATTTAAGTAAAACAATTAAAGATGAAAAAAATCGCACTAGCGAGATTTTAAGTAAGTTATTTATTCAATATAAAGAATCTATCTATCAAACTGCACATCTAGTCGATTTTAATAAAATCGATTTATTAGTTTTGAAAATGATTGATGCTGAAAAAATATTTATTTATGGAGTGGGTTCTTCATATCTTTCATCATACGAACTTTCAATTAATTTACAAAAAATTGGAATCAATGCAGTATCTTTTAATGATTTTCACTCTTTTTTATTAATTTCCTCACAACAAAAAGATAAAAAAACATTAATAATATTGTTTTCTAAATCTTGTCAAACAAAAGAAATTCGTTTTATAATCGATTTATTTGAAAAGGAAAAAACCGACTTTTTCATTATAACAGCCAATAAAATGATTAATGAAAAATATTCTAATACTATTTTGTATTATACAATCGAACAAAGTAAACGTTTTGTATCGATTTCTTCAAAAATAAATCAGCAATTTATTGCGGATATTTTATTTTTATTAATTCAATCAAAAAAAATTAATAATTTTGATAAACAATATATTGATAATTTAAAAATTTTAGATAAATGAAATGGAAAATAA